One stretch of Roseimicrobium sp. ORNL1 DNA includes these proteins:
- the asnB gene encoding asparagine synthase (glutamine-hydrolyzing): protein MCGIYGFAGFKEEGLLDRMGRVIRHRGPDGQGRYEAPEGAPFSMGMQRLSIIDLEGGWQPVYNEDHSVAICYNGETYNYVELREELEARGHQFRTHSDTECIVHGYEEWGIDGVLKRMNGMFGFCIYDVRKREFFIARDRCGQKPMYYHHANGRFLFGSEAKSILQSQHYTAEVNIEAIDPYLTLRNVPEPQTMFKGIYKLPTSHYLHYKLADNSLKIARYWEVPLLDARTAKYKSDGEYFEALEHLFYDSVRLCMRSDVPVGAYLSAGVDSSLTVAAMTRYSSNINTYSVGFDSPVDETPAARETAAFLGTKHHEIICQPEDFDLLPKIVWHMDRPVGDALLIAFYKLAEGASKDLKVVLGGEGADEAFAGYSFQGVITKVEKMRRMIPGVTSIAAPIFAATPPGILNKFFTFPADLGSQGKKRVVEFLSKYGSRDLNHNFNALRTLWSEDERRDTYSEKFKNLATDAWMAKEKDKDKNGPFLDRLLKLQYDEWLQDWALIRQDKNTMAHSLEYRLPFLDHRLIELAFTMPAHLKINKGTDKFIERQLADKVFPQHIARRQKIPFYLPVEYFLDQPQFKALVADTLNPDAVKKRGYFDPAKVTRLLENMRSTREFVYCKQVMSLVVLELWHRVFVDKSIRFD from the coding sequence ATGTGTGGCATTTACGGCTTCGCCGGATTCAAGGAAGAAGGTCTGCTCGACCGCATGGGGCGGGTCATCCGTCATCGTGGACCGGATGGTCAGGGGCGCTATGAAGCTCCCGAGGGCGCGCCCTTCAGCATGGGCATGCAGCGCCTGAGCATCATCGACCTGGAAGGCGGCTGGCAGCCCGTGTACAACGAGGACCACTCCGTAGCCATCTGCTACAACGGCGAGACCTACAACTACGTGGAACTCCGAGAGGAACTGGAGGCCAGGGGGCACCAATTCCGTACCCACAGCGATACCGAGTGCATCGTGCACGGGTACGAGGAGTGGGGGATTGATGGCGTGCTGAAGCGTATGAACGGCATGTTCGGCTTCTGCATTTATGATGTGCGGAAGCGGGAATTCTTCATCGCGCGCGACCGCTGCGGCCAGAAGCCGATGTACTACCACCATGCAAATGGGCGGTTCCTCTTCGGCAGCGAGGCCAAGAGCATCCTGCAGAGCCAGCACTACACGGCGGAGGTGAACATCGAGGCCATCGATCCGTACCTCACCCTGCGCAACGTGCCGGAGCCGCAGACCATGTTCAAGGGCATCTACAAGCTGCCCACGAGCCACTACCTGCACTACAAGCTGGCGGACAACTCACTGAAGATCGCGCGCTACTGGGAGGTGCCGCTGCTGGATGCGCGCACCGCGAAGTACAAGAGCGATGGCGAATACTTCGAAGCACTGGAGCACCTCTTTTATGACTCGGTGCGCCTCTGCATGCGCAGTGACGTACCCGTGGGCGCGTATCTCAGCGCTGGGGTGGACTCCTCGCTCACCGTGGCGGCGATGACCCGCTACAGCAGCAACATCAACACCTACAGCGTGGGCTTTGACTCACCGGTGGATGAGACACCGGCGGCCCGCGAGACGGCGGCTTTCCTCGGCACGAAGCACCATGAGATCATCTGCCAGCCGGAGGATTTCGATCTGCTGCCGAAGATCGTGTGGCACATGGATCGCCCCGTTGGGGATGCGCTGCTCATCGCCTTCTACAAACTGGCGGAAGGCGCCAGCAAGGATCTCAAAGTGGTGCTCGGTGGCGAAGGCGCGGATGAGGCCTTTGCGGGGTACTCCTTCCAGGGTGTCATCACCAAGGTGGAGAAGATGCGCCGCATGATTCCAGGCGTGACGTCCATCGCGGCTCCCATTTTCGCAGCCACACCTCCGGGCATCCTGAACAAGTTCTTCACCTTCCCGGCCGACCTCGGCAGCCAGGGGAAGAAGCGCGTGGTGGAGTTCCTTTCCAAGTACGGCAGCCGCGATCTGAATCACAACTTCAATGCCCTGCGCACGTTGTGGAGTGAGGACGAGCGACGCGACACGTACTCTGAGAAGTTCAAGAACCTGGCTACCGATGCCTGGATGGCGAAGGAGAAGGACAAGGACAAGAATGGCCCCTTCCTCGATCGCCTTCTGAAGTTGCAGTATGACGAGTGGCTGCAGGACTGGGCGTTGATTCGCCAGGATAAGAACACCATGGCGCACTCGCTGGAGTACCGCCTGCCCTTCCTGGATCATCGTCTTATCGAGCTGGCCTTCACCATGCCCGCGCATCTGAAGATCAACAAGGGCACGGACAAGTTCATCGAGCGCCAGCTCGCGGACAAGGTCTTCCCGCAGCACATCGCGCGCCGCCAGAAGATTCCCTTCTACCTGCCCGTGGAGTACTTCCTGGACCAGCCGCAGTTCAAGGCGTTGGTCGCGGACACGCTCAATCCGGATGCCGTGAAGAAGCGTGGTTACTTCGACCCTGCCAAGGTGACCCGCCTGCTGGAAAACATGCGCAGCACGCGCGAGTTCGTGTACTGCAAGCAGGTCATGTCCCTCGTGGTGCTGGAACTCTGGCACCGGGTGTTTGTGGACAAGAGCATTAGGTTTGACTGA
- a CDS encoding carbohydrate porin — translation MKLRSLRLVAGAALALMGLRPVNAGTPASPAPAPSAPAPSSLEAFFMQDYLLGDWGGVRTDLADHGLSFELFYIGSMPTNMHGGIKEGTVYQGAMLMMADFDTTKAGLWKGGRLHVSAVDLHGNPFSADHVGDFNKSNLVDFQSDFRLWEAYYEQKLLNDTLTVKLGLMAADMDFILPDFYHSLSNITFLNQTFFFPTLVFNLYDVPGFPVGNHALNSSPYGSLGAVVKWNPSEKFYTYFGIYDGEPNLGDGGTDFSLSGDQGALMFFETGIRWNVKGSGQLPGDLKLGAFYHTDEFYDVKDVIGSFAGLSSGTKTHDGNYGFYALLEQMLHCEDECKAQMGEVGCQGLYSFLRFTGAPADRNLTQFGVDGGFVYKGLFKGRDYDTLGIGGSYLQMSDDIRSAQKAVNRLAPGTFVVADYEAAIEVNYKVQLAAWWTIQPSFQYAMHPGGSGEIDNAWVFILQSTLRF, via the coding sequence ATGAAACTTCGCTCCCTTCGCCTTGTCGCAGGTGCCGCCTTGGCCCTGATGGGATTGCGCCCGGTGAATGCAGGTACGCCTGCGTCCCCCGCTCCAGCGCCGTCTGCCCCTGCTCCTTCCAGCCTGGAGGCGTTCTTCATGCAAGACTATCTCCTGGGTGACTGGGGTGGTGTGCGCACGGATCTGGCCGATCATGGACTATCGTTCGAGCTTTTCTACATCGGCTCCATGCCCACCAACATGCATGGGGGAATCAAGGAAGGCACGGTCTATCAGGGCGCCATGCTCATGATGGCAGACTTCGATACGACAAAGGCGGGCCTCTGGAAGGGGGGGCGTCTGCATGTCTCCGCGGTGGATCTTCATGGAAATCCGTTCTCTGCGGACCACGTGGGTGACTTCAACAAGAGCAACCTCGTCGACTTCCAAAGCGACTTTCGTCTCTGGGAAGCCTACTACGAGCAGAAGCTGCTGAATGATACTCTCACAGTGAAGCTCGGCCTCATGGCTGCGGACATGGATTTCATCCTGCCGGACTTCTACCATTCCCTCTCGAACATCACCTTCCTGAACCAGACGTTCTTCTTCCCCACGCTGGTCTTCAACCTGTACGACGTTCCCGGATTCCCAGTGGGCAATCACGCGCTGAACTCCTCACCTTACGGCTCCCTCGGCGCGGTGGTGAAGTGGAATCCGAGCGAGAAATTCTACACCTATTTCGGCATCTATGACGGCGAGCCAAACCTCGGCGACGGCGGTACGGACTTCTCACTCAGTGGTGACCAGGGCGCGCTCATGTTCTTCGAGACGGGTATCCGCTGGAATGTGAAGGGAAGCGGGCAGCTGCCGGGCGACCTCAAGCTGGGCGCCTTCTACCACACAGATGAATTCTACGATGTCAAAGACGTGATCGGCAGCTTCGCCGGCCTCAGCTCCGGCACCAAAACACACGACGGCAACTACGGCTTCTACGCCCTCCTTGAGCAGATGCTCCACTGTGAGGATGAGTGCAAAGCTCAAATGGGCGAAGTGGGCTGCCAGGGCCTCTACTCCTTCCTGCGTTTCACCGGCGCTCCGGCAGATCGCAACCTCACGCAGTTCGGCGTAGACGGCGGCTTCGTGTACAAGGGCCTCTTCAAGGGGCGTGACTACGATACCCTGGGCATCGGTGGGTCGTACCTGCAGATGAGCGACGACATCCGCAGCGCCCAGAAGGCGGTGAACAGACTGGCTCCTGGCACCTTCGTGGTGGCCGACTACGAGGCGGCTATCGAGGTGAACTACAAGGTGCAACTCGCCGCGTGGTGGACCATCCAGCCGAGCTTCCAGTACGCCATGCATCCCGGCGGCTCCGGCGAAATCGACAACGCCTGGGTCTTCATTCTGCAGTCGACGCTGCGCTTCTAG
- a CDS encoding M48 family metallopeptidase, producing MTREQFDALVARLDQRLGKRPGRLKAELVLFALTAFALMFAWAGLLLLVAGFLIFLAFTMEWKDSPGFFFAMGIACFFLVLAGRAFFTLMIRMEAPNGHRLTKGEAPELFALVEEVRSQLQCRSFHEVLLSPDFNASACYRPRLGFLGWARNSLVLGLPLLECLSVEQVKSIIAHEFTHMAGGHSAFSAWIYRQRQIWAGLIVKMDERAASRGRSFFVNKLFLRIVRWFWPRFHARAFLLSRTDEYEADRNAAKVAGVEPAGQALWRIGAFGERLSEDFWQELWQEAAGSSTPPHDGLSRMTVALSKAPDAEKAVRWKERCCMELTGHLDTHPALPDRLKSLGLPVRDFALAPFPVAASPAAAPVLLGASLPVLRETIQSHWEKNVLAMWKERHAVASNRQGQLQRMEVHTEGPLSDSPEVLWERASLLLEVNGDAAAEPLLRQLLALKPEHHHAALQLGRILLKRGAGEGESLLRKLLDTEEVFMVSGEMLTQHYVRSGQEQQRRELQGTLDRLEKQYQEASREESSIRASDEFSAEGLADCDLSGLQEALRSAGATQAWLARKVIKSAPSRRVFILVVTTKRGWTDRGASTRDEALARNLARTVVLPGRFLVIHPSSALSGVAKAVQRKGHKLECSSV from the coding sequence ATGACGCGGGAGCAGTTTGATGCACTAGTGGCGCGGCTGGATCAGCGGCTGGGCAAGAGGCCCGGCCGCTTGAAGGCGGAACTGGTCCTCTTCGCCCTGACCGCCTTCGCATTGATGTTCGCGTGGGCAGGCCTCCTCCTGCTGGTGGCGGGCTTTCTCATCTTCCTGGCCTTCACGATGGAGTGGAAGGACTCACCGGGGTTCTTCTTCGCCATGGGCATCGCCTGCTTCTTCCTGGTTCTGGCGGGGCGGGCGTTCTTCACCTTGATGATTCGAATGGAGGCGCCAAACGGGCATCGGCTGACCAAGGGGGAGGCTCCCGAGCTGTTTGCCCTGGTGGAGGAGGTCCGCAGTCAGTTGCAGTGCCGGTCATTTCATGAGGTGCTGTTGTCCCCGGACTTCAATGCGAGTGCGTGTTACCGACCGCGCCTCGGGTTTCTTGGCTGGGCACGGAACAGCCTCGTGCTGGGACTTCCATTGCTGGAGTGCCTCAGCGTGGAGCAGGTGAAGTCGATCATTGCCCACGAATTCACGCACATGGCTGGTGGGCACTCGGCTTTCTCCGCGTGGATCTATCGCCAACGCCAGATCTGGGCAGGACTCATCGTGAAGATGGATGAGCGTGCGGCCTCCCGCGGACGCAGCTTCTTCGTGAACAAGCTTTTCCTCCGCATCGTTCGGTGGTTCTGGCCGCGTTTTCATGCTCGCGCTTTTTTGCTTTCCCGCACGGATGAGTATGAGGCGGATCGAAATGCAGCGAAGGTGGCTGGGGTGGAGCCAGCAGGTCAGGCTCTCTGGCGCATTGGCGCTTTTGGCGAGCGGCTCAGCGAAGATTTCTGGCAGGAACTGTGGCAAGAGGCGGCGGGATCCTCCACACCTCCGCATGATGGGCTTTCGAGGATGACTGTTGCCCTCTCCAAGGCTCCGGATGCGGAGAAAGCCGTGCGCTGGAAGGAGCGGTGTTGCATGGAACTCACCGGCCACCTGGATACTCATCCTGCACTGCCGGACCGTTTGAAAAGCCTGGGCCTTCCCGTCCGCGACTTCGCGCTGGCACCCTTTCCTGTCGCTGCTTCTCCTGCGGCGGCCCCGGTGTTGCTGGGAGCTTCACTGCCGGTGCTCCGTGAAACGATCCAATCTCACTGGGAGAAGAACGTGCTGGCGATGTGGAAGGAGCGGCATGCCGTGGCCAGCAACCGGCAGGGACAGTTGCAACGCATGGAGGTGCATACGGAAGGCCCGCTTTCTGATAGCCCCGAGGTGCTCTGGGAGCGCGCGAGCCTGTTGCTCGAGGTCAACGGAGACGCTGCTGCAGAACCGCTGCTGAGGCAACTGCTCGCCCTCAAGCCAGAGCATCATCATGCCGCGCTCCAGCTTGGTCGCATCCTCCTGAAACGCGGGGCGGGAGAGGGAGAGTCACTGCTCCGCAAGTTGCTCGACACTGAAGAGGTTTTCATGGTCTCAGGGGAGATGCTGACACAGCATTACGTCAGGTCGGGTCAGGAGCAGCAGCGGAGGGAACTGCAAGGGACACTCGACCGGCTTGAGAAACAGTACCAGGAAGCCTCCCGGGAGGAGAGTTCCATCCGGGCCAGCGACGAGTTCAGTGCGGAAGGACTGGCCGATTGCGATCTCTCCGGACTTCAGGAGGCTCTACGCTCTGCGGGTGCCACGCAGGCATGGCTGGCGCGAAAGGTCATCAAGTCAGCGCCTTCGCGACGAGTCTTCATTCTGGTCGTCACTACGAAACGTGGATGGACGGACCGGGGCGCTTCCACCCGGGATGAGGCCCTGGCGCGCAACCTGGCGCGTACCGTTGTCCTGCCGGGTCGGTTCCTGGTGATCCACCCGTCGAGTGCCCTCAGCGGCGTCGCCAAGGCGGTGCAGAGGAAGGGGCACAAATTGGAATGCTCCTCGGTTTAG
- a CDS encoding Dabb family protein, with translation MKTLPAFLTAVLVFLMTAASVSAADTPYRHVVLFKFKDGTTPEQVKSVEDAFRALPGKIDTIVDFEFGTNVSPEGKDGGFTHCFFLTFKDKAGLEVYLPHPAHKEFGATLRPYLDKVLVVDYVAGK, from the coding sequence ATGAAAACGTTGCCTGCCTTCCTTACTGCTGTACTGGTTTTCCTGATGACCGCTGCTTCCGTCTCCGCCGCTGATACTCCGTACCGCCACGTCGTTCTCTTCAAGTTCAAGGATGGCACCACGCCTGAACAGGTGAAGTCCGTGGAGGACGCCTTCCGTGCGCTGCCGGGCAAGATTGACACCATTGTGGACTTCGAGTTCGGCACGAACGTGAGTCCCGAGGGCAAGGACGGTGGTTTCACCCACTGCTTCTTTTTGACTTTCAAGGACAAGGCCGGACTGGAAGTTTACCTCCCGCATCCGGCGCACAAGGAGTTTGGCGCCACGCTTCGTCCCTACTTGGACAAGGTGCTGGTGGTTGACTACGTCGCGGGTAAGTAA
- a CDS encoding DUF6642 family protein: protein MPRVPKYLKNIACLESLWDEDLENRLSVLPILELTARTTSAKFIYLTCNTQEELEHNLGLFKRKPSYGILVLAFHGVTGKIELGDKLVNLKALAKMMGKRFRGWVVHVASCSTVMIDEDQLTQFVEATGVAMVMGYTKLVDWTEGAVMDLLLLRWLQYYRDLGALWKHLLKNYPDLMELTGLQAFPALGGGANGAS from the coding sequence ATGCCGCGCGTCCCCAAATACCTCAAGAACATCGCTTGCCTGGAATCGTTGTGGGATGAGGACTTGGAAAACCGCCTCAGCGTGCTGCCAATTCTGGAGCTGACCGCGCGCACGACCTCGGCAAAATTCATCTACCTGACGTGCAACACGCAGGAGGAACTCGAGCACAACCTCGGCCTCTTTAAACGCAAGCCGTCCTACGGCATCCTCGTGCTCGCCTTCCATGGCGTGACCGGGAAGATCGAGCTCGGCGACAAGCTGGTGAACTTGAAAGCGCTGGCGAAGATGATGGGCAAACGCTTCCGCGGCTGGGTGGTGCATGTCGCCAGTTGCAGCACGGTGATGATCGATGAAGACCAGCTCACCCAATTCGTCGAAGCCACCGGCGTGGCCATGGTCATGGGCTACACCAAGCTCGTCGACTGGACGGAAGGTGCGGTGATGGATCTACTCCTGCTGCGCTGGCTCCAGTACTACCGCGATCTGGGCGCGCTCTGGAAGCATCTGCTGAAGAACTATCCGGACTTGATGGAGCTCACCGGGCTCCAGGCCTTCCCCGCACTCGGCGGCGGAGCCAACGGCGCTAGTTAG
- a CDS encoding serine hydroxymethyltransferase encodes MSSVLKRVLFVCTGNTCRSPMAEALFRGMVAERVDYDVLSAGVGAHEGDFPSTHTVQLLKQLGFDLSGHRSRQICPDLLRDVTHIFAMSAGHLHAIEMMYPEVADKVYLLSEFSPDDSIRGRDIIDPFGGSRRDYEQTLKTLQKLLPTILAYIDQTFDKNHQPTATATTPTAQTMHSSASAIEPSAANSSDALVQSIALGSDHGGVELKDALVAHLRGIGKTVHDLGTHGKDSVDFPDFAEEVCARVLSGEADAGVLVCTTGIGMSITANRHPGIQAALVHDAKTAAITREHNSSNVLCLAGTTTSTAEGIAILEAFISTPTASGERHLRRVGKMNSLRKRAADVVRQKDPAIADVIEGEEQRQQGNIELIASENFASRAVQAAQGSCLTNKYAEGYPARRWYGGCEEVDKAEQLAIDRVCELFGAKYANVQPHSGSQANAAVYFSVLQPGDKILTMNLAHGGHLTHGHSANFSGKFYEVTHYGVSEKDERIDYDALAKQAQEVKPKMITAGASAYPRVIDFARMAEIAKSVGAYLFVDMAHIAGLVAGGVHPSPMPYADFVTSTTHKSLRGPRGGIVLTNQEDLAKKINAMVFPGTQGGPLMHVIAAKAVCFHEALQPGFKAYQQQIVKNAQALAAELGALGYRIVSGGTDNHLMLVDLRPRGLNGKIASETLDHAGITVNKNGIPFDTEKITLGGGIRVGTPAVTTRGMKEAEMKQIAAWIHAALEGREKPEVLAKIRGEVAELNKRFPLP; translated from the coding sequence GTGTCCTCCGTCCTGAAACGCGTCCTCTTCGTCTGCACTGGCAACACCTGCCGGAGCCCCATGGCGGAGGCGCTCTTTCGTGGCATGGTGGCGGAGCGCGTGGATTACGATGTCCTCTCTGCCGGTGTCGGCGCGCATGAGGGAGATTTCCCCAGCACCCATACGGTACAGCTCCTGAAGCAGTTGGGCTTCGACCTTTCCGGCCACCGCAGCCGGCAGATCTGTCCGGACCTGCTCAGGGACGTGACCCACATCTTCGCCATGAGCGCGGGGCATCTCCACGCCATCGAGATGATGTACCCGGAAGTGGCGGACAAGGTGTACCTGCTCAGTGAGTTCTCACCGGATGACAGCATCCGCGGGCGGGACATCATCGATCCCTTTGGCGGGAGCCGCCGCGACTACGAGCAGACGCTCAAGACGCTGCAAAAGCTCCTCCCGACCATCCTCGCTTACATCGACCAGACTTTCGATAAGAACCACCAACCCACCGCCACCGCGACCACACCGACTGCCCAGACCATGCACTCCTCCGCCAGCGCCATCGAACCCTCCGCCGCCAACTCCTCCGACGCGCTCGTGCAGAGCATCGCACTGGGCTCTGACCACGGTGGCGTGGAACTGAAGGACGCACTCGTGGCGCACCTCCGTGGCATTGGGAAGACGGTGCATGACCTCGGCACGCATGGAAAAGACAGCGTCGACTTCCCCGACTTCGCGGAAGAAGTGTGCGCCCGCGTGCTGAGTGGTGAAGCGGACGCAGGCGTGCTGGTGTGCACCACCGGCATCGGCATGAGCATCACGGCGAATCGCCACCCTGGCATCCAGGCTGCGCTGGTGCATGATGCGAAGACCGCCGCCATCACCCGCGAGCACAACTCCTCCAACGTGCTCTGCCTTGCCGGCACCACGACCTCCACGGCGGAGGGCATCGCGATTCTTGAGGCCTTCATTTCCACTCCCACCGCCAGCGGCGAACGCCACCTGCGCCGCGTGGGCAAGATGAACTCCCTGCGCAAGCGCGCTGCGGATGTGGTCCGCCAGAAGGACCCCGCCATCGCGGATGTCATCGAGGGCGAAGAGCAGCGTCAGCAGGGCAACATCGAACTCATCGCGAGCGAAAACTTCGCCAGCCGCGCCGTGCAGGCTGCGCAGGGTTCCTGCCTCACGAACAAGTATGCCGAAGGCTATCCCGCACGCCGCTGGTACGGTGGCTGTGAGGAAGTGGACAAGGCCGAGCAGCTGGCCATCGACCGCGTGTGCGAACTCTTCGGTGCGAAGTATGCGAACGTGCAGCCGCATTCCGGCTCACAGGCCAATGCGGCGGTGTACTTCAGCGTGCTGCAGCCCGGCGACAAGATTTTGACCATGAACCTGGCCCACGGCGGCCACCTTACGCACGGCCACAGTGCGAACTTCAGCGGCAAGTTCTACGAAGTGACGCATTACGGCGTGAGCGAGAAGGATGAGCGCATCGACTACGATGCCCTTGCCAAGCAGGCGCAGGAAGTGAAGCCCAAGATGATTACCGCCGGCGCCAGCGCGTATCCGCGTGTGATTGACTTCGCCCGCATGGCGGAAATCGCCAAGAGCGTGGGCGCTTATCTCTTCGTGGACATGGCCCACATCGCCGGTCTCGTGGCCGGTGGCGTGCATCCTTCTCCGATGCCGTATGCGGACTTCGTCACTTCCACCACGCACAAGAGCCTGCGAGGCCCGCGCGGCGGCATCGTACTGACCAACCAGGAAGACCTCGCGAAGAAGATCAACGCCATGGTCTTCCCCGGAACTCAAGGCGGCCCGCTCATGCACGTGATCGCGGCCAAGGCCGTCTGCTTCCACGAAGCGCTCCAGCCCGGCTTCAAGGCGTACCAGCAGCAGATCGTGAAGAACGCCCAGGCGCTCGCCGCAGAACTGGGTGCGCTCGGCTACCGCATCGTGAGCGGTGGCACGGACAATCATCTCATGCTCGTGGACCTTCGTCCTCGTGGCCTGAACGGCAAGATCGCCTCCGAGACACTCGACCACGCCGGCATCACCGTGAACAAGAACGGCATTCCCTTCGACACCGAGAAGATCACCCTCGGCGGCGGCATCCGCGTCGGCACCCCTGCCGTCACGACCCGCGGCATGAAGGAAGCCGAGATGAAGCAAATCGCCGCATGGATCCACGCCGCACTCGAAGGCCGTGAGAAGCCTGAAGTGCTGGCGAAGATTCGCGGCGAAGTGGCAGAGCTGAACAAGCGGTTCCCGCTGCCGTAA